The following are encoded together in the Marinifilum sp. JC120 genome:
- the trbG gene encoding P-type conjugative transfer protein TrbG, whose translation MKHLILTLFLVLIACSGWAVPNSQQAAQQDPNQGLMNKVFAQHSPPKTGKNVAKTAKNPSYSTAVMAQPDYISKTNVRLNSKEWKALKLSKEWINRKINPILLENGKVVYIFGATLPTIICCPFMASDLELQPGENVNDVIIGDTARWIVVVGQSGTPGRESTHIIIKPLDAGLVTTAVITTDRRVYHLKLVSRIKDYNPYVSFIYPEDQQKILKASLKRKKKKDIWDTTQIEGKTVDLSTLDFSYTISGDDASWKPMRVYNDGIRTFIQLPRTSTQTEIPVLLVEKAGQEAIVNYRVKGNAMIVDEIFEKAILVAGTGMDQAKVEITRIEVTK comes from the coding sequence ATGAAGCATCTCATTTTAACGTTATTCCTTGTTCTCATCGCCTGTTCCGGCTGGGCTGTGCCTAATTCGCAGCAAGCCGCACAGCAAGATCCTAATCAGGGATTGATGAACAAGGTATTTGCACAGCATTCACCGCCTAAAACCGGAAAAAATGTAGCCAAAACAGCTAAAAATCCGTCTTATTCGACCGCTGTGATGGCGCAGCCGGATTACATCTCTAAAACAAACGTTCGTCTTAATAGCAAAGAATGGAAAGCTCTGAAGCTCTCCAAAGAATGGATCAACCGCAAAATCAACCCGATCCTGCTGGAAAACGGCAAGGTCGTTTATATCTTCGGGGCTACCCTGCCGACCATAATTTGTTGCCCATTCATGGCATCAGATTTGGAGCTTCAGCCCGGTGAAAACGTCAATGACGTAATCATCGGTGATACGGCGCGCTGGATAGTAGTCGTCGGTCAGTCCGGCACACCGGGCCGAGAATCAACCCACATCATTATCAAACCCCTTGATGCCGGACTTGTAACCACTGCCGTCATCACTACTGACCGCAGGGTTTATCACCTGAAGCTTGTCTCCAGAATTAAGGATTACAATCCATACGTTTCTTTCATCTACCCGGAAGATCAGCAGAAAATCCTCAAGGCCAGCTTGAAGCGCAAAAAGAAAAAAGACATCTGGGACACCACCCAGATTGAAGGCAAGACCGTGGACCTTTCCACCTTAGACTTCAGCTACACCATCAGCGGTGATGATGCGAGTTGGAAGCCCATGCGCGTCTACAATGATGGAATCCGCACTTTCATTCAACTTCCAAGGACTTCCACCCAAACCGAGATCCCGGTGCTGCTGGTGGAGAAGGCCGGACAAGAAGCAATCGTCAATTACCGGGTCAAAGGCAACGCCATGATCGTTGATGAGATCTTTGAAAAAGCAATCCTCGTGGCCGGAACCGGAATGGATCAGGCCAAGGTTGAAATCACACGAATTGAGGTGACCAAATGA